The following proteins are co-located in the Mycolicibacterium goodii genome:
- a CDS encoding PPOX class F420-dependent oxidoreductase: MVAVPEGYESLLERPLYGHLATLRPDGTPQVNAMWFAWDGDVLRFTHTTKRQKYRNIKANPAVAMSVIDPDNPYRYLEVRGLVEDIVPDPTGAFYLQLNDRYDGPLTEPPADKADRVILVVRPTGFSKQ; encoded by the coding sequence ATGGTCGCCGTGCCCGAGGGTTACGAATCGCTGCTCGAACGCCCGCTCTACGGGCATCTCGCCACCCTCCGCCCCGACGGCACTCCCCAGGTGAACGCGATGTGGTTCGCCTGGGACGGTGACGTACTGCGGTTCACCCACACCACCAAGCGGCAGAAGTACCGCAACATCAAGGCCAATCCCGCGGTGGCGATGTCGGTCATCGACCCCGACAACCCTTACCGCTACCTGGAGGTGCGCGGCCTCGTCGAGGACATCGTGCCCGACCCGACCGGCGCGTTCTATCTCCAGCTGAACGACCGGTACGACGGCCCCTTGACCGAACCGCCCGCCGACAAGGCGGATCGGGTGATCCTCGTGGTGCGCCCGACCGGCTTCAGCAAGCAGTAA
- a CDS encoding TetR/AcrR family transcriptional regulator, which translates to MADPVRSDAARNRQALIEVATKLFANADGDEEPSLRLIAREAGVGVGTLFRHFPTREALVEAVYQDQVRRLTEGADRLLAEHTPAVAMRRWMDLFNDWLATKNGMLDTLRAMISNNRLGSGHTRTELLAAVDKILTAGRATGDIDAHISSEDVAAGLIGIFTVAPIPGNRDQATRLLDIFMKGLLAHDRRGRPGARGSHVR; encoded by the coding sequence GTGGCCGACCCTGTTCGCAGCGACGCGGCGCGCAACCGTCAGGCGCTCATCGAGGTGGCGACCAAGCTGTTCGCCAATGCCGATGGCGACGAGGAACCGTCACTGCGACTGATCGCCCGCGAGGCCGGCGTCGGCGTCGGCACGTTGTTCCGGCACTTCCCCACCCGTGAAGCGTTGGTCGAAGCCGTGTACCAGGACCAGGTCCGTCGACTCACCGAGGGCGCCGATCGGCTACTGGCCGAGCACACGCCCGCAGTGGCGATGCGGCGCTGGATGGACCTTTTCAACGACTGGCTGGCCACCAAGAACGGCATGCTCGACACCCTGCGCGCAATGATCAGCAACAACCGACTCGGCTCCGGTCACACCCGCACCGAACTGCTGGCCGCGGTGGACAAGATCCTCACCGCCGGCCGGGCCACAGGAGACATCGACGCACACATCAGCTCCGAAGATGTCGCCGCCGGGCTCATCGGCATCTTCACGGTCGCCCCCATCCCCGGCAATCGGGATCAGGCCACCCGGCTACTCGACATCTTCATGAAAGGCCTGCTGGCCCACGACCGCCGGGGGAGGCCCGGTGCGCGAGGTTCGCACGTGCGGTAG
- a CDS encoding SDR family oxidoreductase, with amino-acid sequence MHVFITGGSGLTGPAVVSELLRAGHRVTGLARSAASADRLAGLGAEPFAGSLDDLDRLRAGAAAADGVIHMAAGGDPGDLAGITRRDVDAIEALGTALAGTGKPFVSTSGTMVMTPGRVSVETDPPDAKALAAYRIPGEQACLGYADRGVRASVVRLAPTVHGQGDYGFVAMLVAAARQTGVSACVDGGANRWPAVHRLDAATLFRLALERAPAGTALHGAAEGGVPLRRIAEKIGEKLDVPVVSVGADEASAHFGSAALGSVFAADVPVSSALTRELLGWNPVNHTLLDDLEHGDYFTGEAPH; translated from the coding sequence TTGCACGTGTTCATCACCGGAGGCTCGGGGCTGACCGGGCCTGCCGTCGTCTCCGAGCTGCTGCGGGCCGGGCATCGCGTGACCGGATTGGCGCGATCGGCCGCGTCGGCGGATCGGCTGGCCGGCCTCGGAGCCGAGCCCTTCGCCGGTTCACTCGACGACCTCGACCGGCTACGCGCAGGCGCCGCGGCAGCAGACGGCGTCATACACATGGCCGCCGGCGGCGACCCGGGCGATCTGGCTGGAATCACGCGACGTGATGTCGACGCGATCGAGGCGTTGGGGACCGCGTTGGCCGGAACCGGGAAGCCCTTCGTGTCGACGTCGGGAACGATGGTGATGACACCGGGGCGGGTGAGCGTGGAGACGGACCCGCCCGACGCCAAAGCGCTTGCGGCCTATCGGATTCCGGGCGAGCAGGCTTGTCTGGGCTACGCCGACCGCGGAGTGCGTGCCAGCGTGGTGCGTCTGGCGCCGACGGTGCACGGTCAGGGTGACTACGGGTTCGTGGCGATGTTGGTGGCCGCCGCCCGCCAGACCGGTGTCTCGGCCTGTGTCGACGGCGGGGCCAACCGATGGCCCGCGGTCCATCGCCTCGACGCGGCCACGCTTTTTCGGCTCGCGCTGGAGCGGGCGCCCGCCGGGACCGCTCTGCACGGCGCGGCCGAGGGTGGTGTTCCGCTTCGGCGCATCGCCGAGAAGATCGGTGAAAAGCTCGATGTGCCCGTGGTATCGGTCGGGGCCGACGAGGCCTCAGCCCATTTCGGCAGCGCAGCTCTGGGCTCGGTGTTCGCCGCCGACGTCCCGGTGTCCAGTGCGCTCACGCGTGAGTTGCTCGGCTGGAACCCCGTCAACCACACGCTGCTCGACGACCTCGAGCACGGCGACTACTTCACCGGCGAGGCACCTCACTGA
- a CDS encoding serine hydrolase domain-containing protein codes for MRAARALATFLLAALALTAAPPVIAQPLELVAALDRVIAQRLAQMGAPGAIVSLSIPGEIDYVKAFGVGDTSIGIPMLVDDHHRIGSVTKTFTGTAILQLVEQGRIRLSDPISRYVEGVPSGDEITLDMLGRMRSGLANYTETGNFVERLYRESPMGPAAFAVTPRELVDSAFAQPLNFAPGSRYEYSNTNTVLLGMVVEKVTGIPLGQYLQDNIFGPLGLNQTSYPVDGWLPGPYSHGYNKAPDDAIVDTALWNPSWADAAGKIVSNIYDMRTWARALGSGTLLRPETQAARIGNGSSVVPRVGYSFAIFNVEGWRGHNGDIPGYATVAVYLPERDATLVVFVNSDVPEPHSAGQIAYVVTELATPGNLYELGPQPPQMIEDD; via the coding sequence ATGCGAGCCGCACGGGCACTGGCGACGTTCCTCCTTGCGGCATTGGCACTCACCGCCGCTCCGCCCGTCATCGCGCAGCCGCTCGAGCTGGTCGCGGCGTTGGACAGGGTGATCGCACAGCGGCTCGCGCAGATGGGTGCGCCGGGTGCGATCGTGAGTCTGTCGATACCCGGCGAGATCGACTACGTGAAGGCGTTCGGGGTCGGCGACACCTCGATCGGCATCCCGATGCTCGTCGACGACCACCACCGCATCGGCAGCGTCACGAAAACCTTCACCGGAACCGCGATCCTGCAGCTCGTCGAGCAGGGCCGGATCCGGTTGAGCGATCCGATCTCTCGGTACGTCGAAGGAGTTCCGTCCGGTGACGAGATCACGCTCGACATGCTGGGGCGCATGCGCAGCGGGCTGGCCAATTACACCGAGACCGGTAACTTCGTCGAACGGCTCTACCGGGAGTCACCGATGGGTCCGGCTGCCTTCGCCGTGACACCGCGCGAGCTGGTCGACTCGGCGTTTGCGCAGCCGCTGAACTTCGCGCCGGGAAGCCGCTACGAGTACTCCAACACCAACACCGTGCTGCTCGGCATGGTGGTCGAGAAGGTGACCGGGATACCGCTCGGACAGTATCTGCAGGACAACATCTTCGGCCCGCTGGGGCTCAACCAGACCAGCTACCCGGTCGACGGGTGGCTGCCGGGTCCGTACTCGCACGGATACAACAAGGCGCCGGACGACGCGATCGTCGACACCGCGTTGTGGAACCCGTCCTGGGCGGACGCGGCCGGGAAGATCGTGTCGAACATCTATGACATGCGTACCTGGGCCAGGGCATTGGGCAGCGGCACACTGCTACGTCCAGAAACCCAAGCCGCACGGATCGGCAACGGATCTTCGGTGGTGCCGCGGGTCGGTTACTCGTTCGCGATCTTCAACGTCGAGGGCTGGCGCGGACACAACGGCGACATCCCCGGCTATGCCACCGTCGCGGTCTACCTGCCGGAGCGCGATGCCACGCTGGTTGTCTTCGTCAACTCTGATGTGCCCGAACCACATTCGGCAGGACAGATCGCATACGTCGTCACCGAACTCGCGACGCCGGGTAATCTCTACGAGCTCGGCCCGCAACCGCCGCAGATGATCGAGGACGACTGA
- a CDS encoding zinc-binding dehydrogenase, producing MKAVICEHATLSVADVPAPRPADGQLLLAVLRCGICGSDLHAKDHTDELAEAMAAVGVTDTVAADKPVVFGHEFCGEVVERGRGASRRFTTGTRVVSFPLLRAGGKVHLTGLSAVAPGAYAEQVLAEAALSFPVPNGLSPDIAALTEPMAVALHAVRRSDITRRDTAIVIGCGPVGLAIICHLKAKGVETIVASDLSPGRRALARRCGATLVVDPAQDSPYASAPGITSGSDLYELGIGSMEKLRRLPGWVPLYRIAEKLGGTAPKRPVIFECVGNPGMIDSILAAAPFNSRVVVAGVCMGADRLRPTLANGKEIDLRFVFAYTPLEFRDTLHLLADGKVDAAPMVTDTVGLQDVAATFDALRSPDEQAKVLIDPSGR from the coding sequence ATGAAGGCCGTCATCTGCGAGCATGCCACCCTGTCGGTGGCGGACGTTCCCGCCCCGCGGCCCGCCGACGGTCAACTGCTGCTGGCAGTGTTGCGGTGCGGCATCTGCGGGTCCGATCTGCACGCCAAAGACCACACCGATGAACTGGCGGAAGCCATGGCGGCCGTCGGGGTCACCGACACCGTGGCGGCCGACAAGCCGGTGGTGTTCGGGCACGAGTTCTGCGGTGAGGTGGTCGAGCGGGGCCGGGGCGCGAGCAGGCGGTTCACGACGGGCACCCGCGTGGTGTCGTTCCCGCTGCTGCGGGCCGGCGGCAAGGTTCACCTGACCGGGTTGTCGGCCGTGGCGCCGGGCGCCTACGCCGAGCAGGTGCTGGCCGAGGCCGCGCTGAGTTTCCCGGTACCCAATGGGCTCTCCCCTGACATCGCCGCACTGACCGAACCCATGGCCGTCGCGCTGCACGCGGTTCGCCGCAGCGATATCACCCGTCGCGACACGGCGATCGTGATCGGCTGCGGCCCCGTTGGTCTGGCGATCATCTGCCACCTCAAGGCCAAGGGCGTGGAGACGATCGTCGCCAGCGATCTGTCACCGGGCCGGCGCGCGTTGGCCCGCCGGTGCGGCGCCACGCTCGTGGTGGACCCGGCACAGGACTCGCCGTACGCGAGCGCACCGGGCATCACATCCGGCTCCGACTTGTACGAACTCGGCATCGGTTCGATGGAGAAGTTGCGCCGGCTGCCGGGATGGGTGCCGCTGTACCGGATCGCCGAGAAGCTGGGCGGTACCGCACCGAAGCGCCCGGTGATCTTCGAGTGCGTCGGAAACCCCGGGATGATCGACTCGATTCTGGCTGCGGCACCGTTCAATTCGCGGGTTGTGGTGGCCGGGGTGTGCATGGGCGCCGACAGGTTGCGACCGACCCTCGCCAATGGCAAAGAGATAGACCTGCGGTTCGTCTTCGCCTATACGCCACTGGAGTTCCGCGACACACTGCACCTGCTGGCCGACGGGAAGGTCGACGCCGCACCGATGGTGACCGACACTGTGGGCCTGCAGGACGTGGCGGCGACATTCGACGCGCTGCGTTCCCCCGACGAGCAGGCCAAGGTCCTCATCGACCCGTCTGGGCGCTAG